A genomic segment from Clostridium pasteurianum BC1 encodes:
- the rpoD gene encoding RNA polymerase sigma factor RpoD codes for MKEKKQSEAEVKGVEQEANLKTQSEKMEFVKKLVDKGKKKGNLTYKEIMDELENIDLSPEQIEKVYEVLETMGIDIIGDIQDIEVEEEELDLSVPEGIAIDDPVRMYLKEIGKVPLLSPDEEINLAQRIEDGDQVAKKKLAEANLRLVVSIAKRYVGRGMQFLDLIQEGNLGLIKAVEKFDYRKGYKFSTYATWWIRQAITRAIADQARTIRIPVHMVETINKLIRVSRQLLQELGREPQAEEIAKIMEMPVDKVREIMKIAQEPVSLETPIGEEEDSHLGDFIPDDDAPAPAEAAAFTMLKEQLINVLDTLTPREEKVLRLRFGLDDGRARTLEEVGKEFNVTRERIRQIEAKALRKLRHPSRSKKLKDYLD; via the coding sequence ATGAAAGAAAAGAAACAAAGTGAAGCAGAAGTTAAAGGTGTGGAGCAAGAGGCCAATTTAAAAACTCAAAGTGAAAAAATGGAGTTTGTAAAAAAACTTGTAGATAAAGGTAAGAAAAAGGGTAATTTGACATATAAGGAAATAATGGATGAACTGGAAAATATAGACTTGAGTCCGGAACAAATTGAGAAAGTATATGAAGTCTTAGAGACAATGGGTATTGATATTATTGGAGATATTCAAGATATAGAAGTTGAAGAAGAAGAATTAGATTTGTCTGTCCCAGAAGGAATAGCTATAGATGATCCTGTTAGAATGTACCTCAAGGAAATTGGTAAAGTACCACTATTATCTCCTGATGAGGAAATTAATCTTGCACAAAGAATAGAAGATGGAGATCAGGTAGCAAAGAAAAAATTAGCGGAAGCCAATTTAAGGCTTGTGGTGAGTATAGCAAAAAGATATGTTGGCAGAGGAATGCAATTTTTGGATTTAATACAAGAGGGAAATCTTGGACTTATAAAAGCTGTAGAAAAATTTGACTACAGAAAAGGATATAAATTTAGTACTTATGCTACTTGGTGGATTAGGCAGGCTATTACAAGAGCCATAGCAGATCAAGCAAGAACTATAAGAATACCAGTACACATGGTAGAGACTATTAATAAATTAATAAGAGTTTCAAGGCAGCTTCTTCAAGAGCTTGGTAGGGAACCGCAGGCAGAAGAAATTGCCAAGATTATGGAAATGCCCGTGGATAAAGTAAGAGAAATTATGAAAATAGCTCAAGAGCCAGTTTCTCTTGAAACTCCTATAGGCGAAGAAGAAGATAGCCATCTTGGTGATTTTATTCCAGATGATGATGCACCAGCGCCAGCAGAAGCGGCTGCATTTACTATGCTTAAAGAGCAACTTATAAATGTACTTGACACACTAACTCCTCGTGAAGAAAAGGTACTTAGATTGAGATTTGGACTGGATGATGGAAGAGCCAGAACTCTTGAAGAAGTGGGAAAAGAGTTTAATGTTACAAGAGAGAGAATAAGACAGATAGAAGCAAAGGCACTTAGAAAATTAAGACATCCAAGCAGAAGTAAAAAGTTAAAAGATTATCTAGATTGA
- a CDS encoding PH domain-containing protein: MEYFKPLDRRKGMEFIILITLLFDILIGLGSIYLNDYVLNIFLRAFLIAFNIYQFYHVALFVTLNYAVDNEAFYIITFGGIKKTILPFKEMERYCKSSGSIEAVKLSGYGKKNFVIGKCFFKKFGFVNMYVTSSKNIFYLKNNQEVYGVSPESFKSFEDKLISENIAIGDWHVKLNKPMNLYRDKHFMIPLIVSIIIITFFTLHPAILYYKNLLPSSMPLSFNIKFQPTIIGTSRDFLFKQMSYSAFNTAILLCMYFAAHFSAKHNRKSAYKYIYVSLIIALIFLLIQQRIISRVI, encoded by the coding sequence ATGGAATATTTTAAACCCTTAGATAGAAGGAAAGGCATGGAATTTATAATTTTAATAACTTTATTATTTGATATTCTTATTGGCTTAGGTTCTATATATTTAAATGACTATGTGCTTAATATTTTTTTAAGAGCCTTTTTAATTGCTTTTAATATATATCAATTTTACCATGTAGCGCTGTTCGTTACTCTTAATTATGCTGTGGATAATGAAGCTTTTTATATAATCACTTTTGGGGGAATAAAAAAAACTATTTTACCCTTCAAAGAAATGGAAAGATACTGTAAATCCAGTGGGAGTATTGAGGCAGTAAAATTAAGTGGATATGGCAAAAAGAATTTTGTCATAGGAAAATGTTTTTTTAAAAAATTTGGATTTGTAAATATGTATGTGACCTCCAGTAAAAATATATTTTATCTAAAGAATAACCAAGAGGTATACGGAGTTTCGCCAGAAAGCTTTAAAAGCTTTGAAGATAAGTTAATATCTGAGAACATTGCTATAGGAGATTGGCATGTAAAATTAAATAAGCCTATGAATCTATATAGGGATAAGCACTTCATGATACCATTGATTGTATCAATAATTATAATTACATTTTTTACATTACACCCAGCTATACTCTACTATAAAAACTTACTTCCATCATCTATGCCATTAAGCTTTAATATAAAATTTCAACCAACTATTATTGGTACAAGCAGAGACTTTTTATTCAAGCAAATGAGTTATAGTGCATTTAATACAGCAATATTATTATGCATGTATTTTGCTGCACATTTTAGTGCAAAGCATAATAGAAAATCCGCCTATAAATATATATATGTTTCTCTTATTATAGCTTTGATTTTTTTGTTAATTCAGCAAAGAATAATATCAAGGGTTATTTAA
- a CDS encoding tRNA (adenine(22)-N(1))-methyltransferase, with the protein MDISNRLKSIANMVEKCECIADVGTDHAYLPIYLVEQGICNRAIASDINKGPVEKAKRNIYFSHRSEQIQCRLGAGLTTILPQEVNCAVIAGMGGNLIRDILEESIDVFKSLDYVILQPVQNVDVLRKYILENGYNIIDEELCVDENKYYEIIKIAYDSKLEKFDNIYCEISKKLLEKKHPLLKKYIFFKIRKYDKILTDINYTSKLAMSRKCELEGKVIKLKELLKCL; encoded by the coding sequence ATGGACATAAGTAATAGATTGAAAAGTATTGCAAATATGGTTGAAAAATGTGAATGTATTGCAGATGTAGGTACAGATCATGCGTATTTACCTATATATTTAGTGGAACAGGGGATTTGTAATAGAGCTATTGCCTCTGATATAAATAAGGGGCCTGTAGAAAAGGCAAAACGCAATATTTATTTTTCACACAGATCAGAGCAGATACAATGTAGGTTGGGAGCTGGACTTACTACAATTTTGCCACAAGAGGTAAATTGTGCTGTTATAGCAGGGATGGGTGGAAATTTAATAAGAGATATATTAGAAGAGAGTATTGATGTTTTCAAAAGTTTAGATTATGTAATTTTACAGCCCGTTCAGAATGTAGATGTACTTAGAAAATATATCTTGGAAAATGGCTATAATATAATTGACGAGGAACTTTGTGTTGATGAGAATAAATACTATGAGATTATAAAAATCGCTTATGATAGTAAGCTTGAAAAGTTTGATAATATATATTGTGAAATAAGTAAAAAACTACTAGAAAAAAAACATCCACTTTTAAAAAAATATATCTTTTTTAAAATTAGAAAATATGATAAAATATTAACTGATATAAATTATACTAGTAAACTTGCAATGAGTAGAAAATGTGAATTAGAAGGAAAGGTCATAAAACTTAAGGAGTTGTTGAAATGTCTTTAA
- a CDS encoding Nif3-like dinuclear metal center hexameric protein: protein MSLRVKDICSIMEKVAPKKLSQNYDNVGLMVGNFEKNISSILVALDCTLTVIEEAKRKKCNFIFTHHPLLFKRPNSITTGTLLGEKIIKLIKDDIDLYSSHTNLDSVKGGLNDILVEILGFSNASVIEPSTAEGFNDGNSGIGRVVVLDKRIKLSELCELVKEKLELTHLTYTGEEESFIEKIALINGSGTSYMDMSRKLGVDCIITGDVTYHYASDYAEMGIAVIDAGHFGTEWLALKKVASVLKNEINKLGYNNSVLLSEVTRNPYKTK, encoded by the coding sequence ATGTCTTTAAGAGTTAAGGATATCTGTTCCATTATGGAGAAAGTTGCACCTAAAAAATTAAGCCAAAATTATGACAATGTTGGACTTATGGTTGGAAATTTCGAGAAAAATATAAGTTCTATTTTAGTTGCACTGGATTGTACTTTAACTGTTATTGAGGAAGCTAAGAGGAAAAAATGTAATTTTATATTTACACATCACCCTCTACTCTTTAAAAGACCAAATTCCATAACCACGGGAACCCTCCTTGGAGAAAAAATTATAAAATTAATTAAAGATGATATAGATTTATATTCCAGTCATACTAATTTGGACTCTGTAAAGGGTGGATTAAACGATATATTGGTAGAAATTTTAGGGTTCTCTAATGCAAGTGTAATAGAACCATCAACAGCTGAAGGTTTTAATGATGGAAATTCTGGTATTGGAAGAGTTGTAGTTTTAGATAAAAGAATTAAACTTTCTGAGTTATGTGAATTAGTAAAGGAGAAACTGGAACTTACTCATTTAACATATACTGGTGAGGAAGAAAGTTTTATTGAAAAAATAGCATTGATTAATGGCAGTGGAACTTCTTATATGGATATGAGCAGAAAATTAGGTGTAGATTGTATAATTACAGGAGATGTGACTTATCATTATGCTAGTGATTATGCTGAAATGGGTATAGCTGTCATTGATGCAGGACATTTTGGAACAGAATGGCTTGCATTAAAGAAAGTAGCCTCTGTTCTTAAAAATGAAATTAATAAATTAGGATATAATAATTCTGTATTATTATCAGAAGTTACAAGAAATCCATACAAAACGAAGTAG
- a CDS encoding zinc ribbon domain-containing protein translates to MGNSKLLLELQRCYQDIEESKKVLNDGSYLYLLKKMKKEFENMKDKYNGKRKALGDLKIEYTSIGKDLRNLKNKIDKNEHDLYNNADNDVKSINALQNNIEINKEKLKALEDKAIELLEVEEKLKLDIESLKMDLINVKNNFYNYKKVTSEKINDAKDKLKESEDRVEELKKIIPENELKVFYSMIDKRKVAVVKLKNEICEGCKMRVSSVTLDNIYKGKDIVYCDNCGRILIYDNGKKLKEAK, encoded by the coding sequence ATGGGTAATTCAAAATTATTACTTGAACTTCAAAGGTGTTATCAGGATATTGAAGAGAGCAAAAAGGTCTTAAATGATGGGTCATATCTTTATTTATTAAAAAAGATGAAAAAAGAATTTGAAAATATGAAGGATAAATACAATGGAAAGCGTAAGGCTCTTGGAGATTTAAAAATTGAATACACTTCTATAGGTAAGGACTTAAGAAATTTAAAAAATAAAATAGATAAAAATGAACATGATTTATATAATAATGCTGATAATGATGTAAAATCTATAAATGCACTTCAAAACAATATTGAAATTAACAAAGAGAAATTAAAAGCTTTAGAGGATAAAGCTATAGAACTTTTAGAAGTAGAAGAAAAATTAAAACTAGATATAGAGTCACTCAAAATGGATTTAATAAATGTTAAAAACAATTTTTATAATTATAAAAAAGTCACTAGTGAAAAAATAAATGATGCAAAAGATAAGTTAAAGGAATCAGAGGATAGAGTAGAGGAATTGAAAAAAATAATTCCAGAAAATGAATTAAAAGTATTTTATTCTATGATTGATAAGAGGAAAGTTGCAGTAGTAAAATTAAAAAATGAAATTTGTGAAGGCTGTAAAATGCGAGTTTCATCAGTGACTTTAGATAATATATACAAAGGAAAAGATATAGTGTATTGTGATAATTGTGGAAGGATTTTAATATATGATAATGGGAAAAAACTGAAAGAAGCTAAATGA